In Leptospira bouyouniensis, the following proteins share a genomic window:
- a CDS encoding TetR family transcriptional regulator, whose translation MKSGIRDTKKQITHTNLLESALQLMGEEKGLGDLSLREVTAKAGVVPAAFYRHFKSMEELGLHLVEECGNRIQLIVGDARTKGAYRSALQLTIGYFFDYVTNHRSRFRFIARERTGGNKKIRERIREVMKRIAWELAKDMRMPKSLSKEDTLFASELIVSICFQMASDYLDLEPNEHFEMRKLKVQTIKQVRLVFIGTIRGRKHKHRSHHT comes from the coding sequence ATGAAATCGGGCATTAGAGACACCAAAAAACAAATCACCCATACAAACCTGCTAGAAAGTGCCCTACAACTCATGGGAGAAGAAAAGGGTTTGGGAGATTTAAGCCTCCGAGAAGTCACAGCAAAGGCAGGTGTTGTCCCTGCAGCCTTTTACCGCCATTTTAAATCGATGGAGGAATTAGGGCTCCATTTGGTGGAAGAATGTGGGAATCGGATCCAACTGATCGTCGGCGATGCGAGGACAAAAGGAGCCTATCGGTCTGCGTTACAACTCACCATTGGATATTTCTTCGACTACGTTACAAACCACCGGTCTCGATTTCGGTTCATTGCTAGAGAACGCACTGGAGGGAACAAAAAAATTCGAGAAAGAATCCGCGAGGTAATGAAACGTATTGCCTGGGAACTAGCAAAAGACATGCGAATGCCAAAGTCTCTAAGCAAAGAAGACACGTTGTTTGCATCCGAACTCATTGTGAGTATCTGTTTCCAAATGGCATCTGATTATTTGGATTTAGAACCCAATGAACATTTTGAAATGAGAAAACTAAAAGTCCAAACCATCAAACAAGTTCGGTTGGTGTTCATCGGAACCATTCGTGGGAGAAAACACAAACACCGTTCCCATCACACATAA